The Muribaculum intestinale genome includes the window CTCCGGTGCGCTGCTTAACCGTGCAGTAGTGCGCTATGACAGTCTTTCCGATTCCCGTACGCTTGCCACCGGTATTGTCGTGCACCGACAGAATCCGGACGGAAGTATGTGGGATTCTGATTTAAATATCATAGCCTATGCCGATTCTACCGACAATCCATGTGCCGGCAACGGCGTGATATATATCGGAGCCTTTATCCCGGCGTCGGGTGACGCCACACATCCGACAGTAGCTTTTCTTCCATTGCCGGAAATGAAAGCCGACGCTATCGGACATATGGCGTTGCTCAGCAGTTATGCTCCGGGAAGTGACTACGTGTATTATTGGGGAGCGGGATGGAGCAAGCATGACATACCGACACCTGAATATTGGATGGACCTCATGCAGTCGTTTGCGCGCCGAATCAACTCACCTCTGGAGGTAACAGTATTAAACAAGCTCTAATAATAGAAATAAATAATGGAAGAAGTATTTAAATATATCATCGGTCTGGGTGCGGCCGTGATGATGCCCATTATCTTTACGATACTCGGGCTATGTATCGGCATCAGACTGGGTGACGCTCTTAAGAGCGGCCTTAAAGTCGGAGTCGGTTTTGTCGGGCTGAGTATTGTGACAGCCCTTCTGACTACCACTCTCGGACCTGCGCTCGACGGAGTGGTCGAGATATACGATCTGCAGCTGCATGTGTTTGACATGGGCTGGCCCGCGGCTGCGGCTGTCGCCTACAACACTGCGGTGGGTGCGTTTATCATTCCGGTGTGTCTGGGTGTCAACCTTCTGATGCTGGTGACACGCACTACACGCACCGTCAACATCGATCTCTGGAACTATTGGCATTTCGCCTTTATCGGAGCTGTGGTATACTTTGCCAGCGGCTCGCTTGCAACGGGATTCTTCGGAGCTATCGTATGCTATATAATCACACTGGTGATTGCCGATATGACTGCCTCAAAATTCCAGCAGTTCTACAAAGGCATGGATGGCATTTCTATCCCGCAGCCATTCTGTGCCGGTTTTGCTCCATTCGCGTGGATTATCAACAAGGCTCTTGACCGGATTCCCGGTATGAATCGTCTGGAGATTGACGCCGAGGGACTTAAAAAGAAATTCGGACTTCTCGGCGAACCGCTTTTCCTGGGAGTGGTGGTCGGCATAGGTATAGGTTGCCTTACATGTCGCTCATTTGGCGAGATTGCCGACAGGATTCCTTACATCCTCGGCCTCGGCATAAAGATGGGTGCCGTGATGGAGCTTATACCGCGCATAACGGTGCTCTTTATCGAAGGGCTTAAGCCGATATCCGACGCTACGCGTTCGCTGATAGCGCGTAAGTTCAAGGGCGCCGAGGGACTCTCCATCGGTATGAGTCCGGCTCTTGTCATCGGACACCCCACCACGCTTGTCGTGTCGTTGCTCCTTATACCTGTGACATTGCTCCTCGCCGTGGTTCTGCCGGGTAACCAGTTTCTTCCTCTGGCCTCGCTTGCCGGCATGTTCTATGTGTTTCCACTCGTACTCCCGTTTACCAAGGGCAATGTAGTGAAGACTTTCATCGTAGGCCTGGTGGTGATGGTGATAGCGCTTTATTCGGTTACAGCACTCGCATCGTGGTTCTCGCTTGCGGCCCGCGACGTATATGCCGCTACCGGCGACAGTGCCGTGGCCATACCTCAGGGCTTCGAGGGTGGAAGCCTTGATTTTGCCGGCAGCCCGATGGCATGGATTGTATTTCAGTTCACTAATAATATGGGTTATATAGGTGTCGGACTGATATCACTTCTGACCATGGGTCTGGTGGCATGGAACCGATTCAGAATAGCCGGTTTATCTTCAGCCCGTGAGCCCGAAACAGTATAATAGACTCAAGTTATAACATACAGCAATAATGAAAAAAAATTTAACATTGGCCCTCGCTATGACAGCAATTGCAGCCTCCGCACAGACCAGTTATAGTATACTCCGCGCATGCCATCCCGATGATGTGAAGCATTATGATACAGACCAGTTGCGTTCGCACTTCATGATGCCCAAGGTAATGGAGCAGGACAAAGTCAATCTTACCTATTCGCTCTACGACCGTATTGTGTACGGCGGAGTTGTTCCGGTGGAAAAGGCTGTTGAACTCGAGTCAATCGAGCCTCTGAAATCGCAGTACTTTCTTGAACGTCGCGAACTGGGTGTGATAAATGTCGGCGGCGACGGTATCGTAAGTGTCGACGGCAAGGAGTATGAATTGCACTTCAAGGACGCGCTCTATGTGGGGCGCGGCAACAAGAATGTTACATTTCGCTCGAAAGATGCCGCCAATCCCGCACGTTTCTATCTCAATTCCACTCCTGCCCACAAAGCCTACAAGACCCAGCTCGTGACTATCGACGGACGCAAGGGCTCAATCAAGGCCAACTCTTTTGCCGCCGGAAAGATGGAGGAGAGCAACGACAGAGTAATCAATCAGCTCATCGTGTCGAATGTGCTTGAAGAGGGTCCATGCCAGCTGCAGATGGGACTGACCGAACTGAAGCCAGGCAGCGTGTGGAACACTATGCCGGCACATACCCACGACCGCCGTGTCGAGGTGTATTTTTACTTCAATGTGCCTGAAGGTAATGCCATATGCCATCTTATGGGCGAGCCTCAGGAGAACCGTCTTATCTGGCTCCACAACGAGCAGGCTGTTATGGCTCCCGAATGGAGCATTCATGCTGCGGCCGGCACAAGCAACTATATGTTCATCTGGGGCATGGGTGGAGAAAATCTTGACTACGGTGACATGGACAAGGTGACTTATCTTGAAATGCGCTGAAAATAGACTGTATCGGGTTCTATTCAGAAGACAGTTAATGCCGGAGACGCTGAAATCTCCGGCATTTTTTGCACGTGCGCGCATATTTGCCTGAACAAATAAATATTAGTAACTTTGCGGAACTTTTTAAAGCTATTCAGATTACACTAATATCATCCGTCATATAGTATGAGCAAGAAATTTAACGAGTACGACAAGCTCAACCTCTCTGAGGTAAACCGTCAGGTGCTTCAGGGCTGGAACGACGAGCACTTGTTTGAGCAGAGCATGAAGGTGCGCGAGGGCGCTCCGTCGTTTGTGTTCTATGAGGGTCCCCCTTCAGCCAACGGAATGCCTGGCATTCATCATGTTATCGCTCGTACTATCAAGGATACTTTCTGCCGCTACAAGACCATGAAGGGCTTCCAGGTGAAGCGTAAGGCCGGCTGGGATACCCACGGTCTGCCTGTTGAGCTCGGCGTGGAGAAAAGCCTCGGCATAAAGAAGACTGATATCGGTACAAAAATTTCGGTCGACGAATACAATGCAGCCTGCCGCCGCGAGGTCATGAAATATACCCGCGAGTGGGAGAATCTTACCAATTCGATGGGATACTGGGTCGATATGAACGATCCGTATATCACCTACGACAACCGCTTTATCGAGTCGGTGTGGTGGCTTCTCAGCCAACTACATAAGAAAGGCTATCTTTACAAGGGCTATACAATCCAGCCCTATTCGCCTGCGGCCGGAACCGGTCTCAGCAGCCATGAACTGAACCAGCCGGGCTGCTACCGTGATGTGAAGGATACTACAGTAACCGCACAGTTCGTAATCGAAGAGCCGAAGCCCGAGATGGCGGAATGGGGCACACCGGTGTTCCTCGCCTGGACAACTACTCCCTGGACTCTACCCTCGAACACCGCTCTGTGTGTGGGTCCCAAGATTGAGTATGCCCTTGTGCGCACTTTCAACCCCTATACAGGCGACAAGATTTCGGCCATCATGGCAAAAGACCGTGTGGCCGCATACTTCAAGCCCGAAGGTGCCGAGGCCGAGATGGTATACACGCCCGGCGACAAGGTGGTTCCTTACCGAGTGGCAGCCGTATATGCCGCCTCCGACCTTATCGGCATGCGTTACCGTCAGTTGATGCCTTGGGTGAAGCCTTGCGAGAAGGTGAACCATCTGGCGCCGGAGTTTGTGCGCGGGTATGCCTCCGCACATCCCGACAAGACATTTACCGCCGGCCGCGATACTTTCGTGGAACTTGCCGATGAGGCTTTCCGTGTAATTCCGGGCGACTATGTTACGACCGAGGACGGCACGGGTATCGTGCATATCGCTCCGACATTCGGTGCCGACGACGCCAAGGTGGCCAAGGCAGCCGGAGTGCCGGGCCTTTATATGGTGACTCCCAAGGGTGAGACTCGCCCGATGGTTGACCTTACCGGAAAATATTATACGGTCGACGAGCTTGCGCCCTCTTTCGTAGAGGCTTGTGTCGATACATCCGCATATACCCGCCATGCCGGAGAGTATGTGAAGAATGCCTACGACCCGCGCTTTAATCCCGACGGAAAATACGATGAGGCTGTCGCAGCCAAGGCCGAGGACCTCAATATTGTGATAGCGATGGAGATGAAGAAGGCCGGCGAGGCTTTCCGCATCGAAAAGCATGTGCACAACTATCCACATTGCTGGCGCACCGACAAGCCGGTGTTGTATTATCCGCTCGACAGTTGGTTTATACGTACTACCGCGGCCCGCGAGGCACTTATGGCCAACAACAAGACAATAAAATGGAAGCCCGAGGCTACCGGGACAGGCCGATTCGGCAAGTGGCTTGAAAATCTCCAGGACTGGAATCTGAGCCGCAGCCGCTATTGGGGCACTCCGCTCCCGATATGGCGCAATGCCGACGGTACCGAGGAGATATGTATTGACTCGGTGGCCACTCTCTATAGCGAAATTGACAAGGCTGTAGAGGCCGGGGTGATGAAGAGCAATCCTTACCGCGACCGTGGATTCGTGCCGGGCGATTATTCTAAGGATAACTATGAGAAAATAGACCTCCATCGTCCGTATGTCGACGATATCGTGCTGGTAAGTCCTACCGGACAGCCTATGCACCGCGAACTCGACCTTATCGACGTATGGTTTGACTCAGGCTCGATGCCTTATGCCCAGATTCACTATCCGTTTGAGAATAAGGATGCATTTGACCGCGGTGATCTTTTCCCTGCCGACTTTATCGCCGAGGGTGTCGACCAGACTCGCGGATGGTTCTTTACTCTTCATGCCATTGCCGGCATGGTGTTTGACTCCGTGGCATACAAGGCTGTGGTGTCCAACGGGCTCGTGCTTGACAAAAACGGCAACAAGATGTCGAAGCGTCTCGGCAACGCTGTCGACCCGTTCAAGGCCATAGAGACTTACGGTTCCGATCCCTTGCGTTGGTATATGATCAGCAACTCGTCGCCATGGGACAATCTCAAGTATGACCCCGCAGGCGTGGAGGAGACTGTGCGCAAGTTCTTCGGAACACTATTCAATACATATTCCTTCTTCGCTCTTTACGCCAATGTCGACGGATTTGACAATTCCCAGCCGCAGATACCTGTGGAGGAGCGTCCCGAAATCGACCGCTGGATTCTTTCGGTACTCAATACCCTTATCCGCGAGGTCGATGCTGATCTTGACGACTATGAGCCGACCAAGGCGGCCCGTGCAATCAGCGAATTTGTACAGGACAACCTGTCCAACTGGTATGTGCGCCTTAACCGCAAGCGTTTCTGGGGCAAGGAGATGGATGCTGACAAACTGTCGGCATACCAGACACTCTATACCTGTCTTGAGACTGTAGCTCTGCTGATGGCCCCTGTGGCTCCATTCTTTGCCGACCGTCTGTATAAGGACCTGACAGCCGTGACACGCGGTACTACCGAATCGGTGCATCTCGCCCTCTTCCCTCAGGCGGGCGCAAGTGACACTGACCTCGAGGAGCGTATGCGATTGGCACAGCAGATTACATCGATGGTGCTTGCACTTCGCCGCAAGGTAAACATTAAGGTGCGCCAGCCACTGGCTACACTTATGGTGCCTGTCGCCGACGAGCGTCAGGCTGCCATGCTCCGCACTATGGCCGACCTTATTCTCAGCGAGGTCAATGTGAAAGAGATGCGTATAGTGACCGATGAGGATGGCGTGATGGTAAAACGCGTTAAGCCCGACTTCAAGAAGCTCGGCAAGAAGCTCGGCAAGCAGATGAAAGCCGCCGCCGCTGCACTTGCCGCACTGTCGCAGGCCGATATCGCCCGCCTCACCCGTGAAGGCTCGATTACTCTTGACCTTGACGGAGGGGAGGCCACTATAGAGGTGGCCGACGTGGATATCGTGAGTGAGGATATCCCAGGATGGGAGGTCGCTACCGACGGCACTGTCACAGTGGCTCTGGATGTGACTGTAACTGACGAACTGCGTCGTGAGGGTATCGCCCGCGATGTGGTAAACCGCATACAGAATCTACGCAAGGAGCGCGGATTCAACATTACCGACAAAATCCGCCTTCAGTTTGCCCCAAATCCGGCTACCGACGAGGCGCTCGATACGTTTGCCGACTATATAAGCCGTCAGGTACTCGCTACCGAGCTTTCTGTCGCCCCGGTCGACGAATCGGATTCAGATGCTGCAGTTCTTGATATCGACGGTATCACTTTGGTGGCAAGAATAAGCATTGTATAATTACTTATCCCCCTACATTAACACATATGAGTGAAAAAACTCGCTATACCGATGAAGAGCTGCAGGAGTTCAAGGAACTCATACTGAAAAAGCTCGATAAGGCTCAGAAAGACTATGAACTGCTGAAGGCCAACGTGATGAACAGCGACGGCAATGACACAGCCGATACGTCTCCTACATTCAAGGTACTCGAAGAGGGCGCAAGCACTCTCGGTAAGGAGGAAGCCGGCCAGTTGGCTCAGCGTCAGATGAAGTTCATACAGCATCTGCAGGCAGCTCTTATACGTATTGAAAACAAAACATACGGTATCTGTCGCCAAACAGGCAAACTCATACCCAAGGAGCGCCTTATGGCAGTGCCCCATGCTACTCTCAGCGTAGAGGCCAAGGAGTCGGGCCGCAAACGCTGATATACACCTATTGTCTCCGTACCGGTACCTTTCAAGCGGTTGCCGGTACGGGATTTTATTTAAACGTTTTTCCGTATATGAGGCTTTCCAAGGGATGGCTTGCCGCCATTATTATAATTGCCGTGCTGCTTGTGGACCAGATTGTAAAAATCTGGATTAAGACCCATATGTATCTTGGCGAGAGTATTTTTGTTACTGATTGGTTTCAGATATATTTTATCGAGAACAACGGCATGGCTTTCGGTATGGAGATGGGGAGCAAGCTGTTTCTTACCCTGTTCAGAATTGTGGCGGTAGGCGCGCTTATATACGCAATATTCCGCATAAAGGATAAGCCACGGTATTCTGCGGGTTTCATGGCATGCGTGGCGCTGATTACTGCCGGTGCTGCCGGCAATATCATCGATTCGGTGTTTTATGGGATGATATTCAATAATCCTATGCCACCGGCTGTCGCCCAGATGTTTCCGCCTGACGGGGGCTATGCGCCGTTGTTTCACGGAAAGGTAGTGGATATGCTTTATTTTCCGTTATTCAGCTTTTATTGGCCCGACTGGGTGCCGTTTATCGGCGGCCAGTTCTTTCTGTTCTTTCAGCCGATATTCAATATCGCCGACGCCGCTATTACGGTGGGAATTCTCGTCTTGATATTGTTTTACTCAAAGGCCCTGTCCATTCCCGAGGATGAGGAGCCTAAACCTACTGTAGAATGATGCGCCATCGCTCTCTTCTTGTTCCCGCCTCACTGATTCTGCTTGGTGTCGCAGGTGCCTGTGACCGCACTCCTGACTATGTGCTTAAAAAAAAGCAGATGGTCGATCTCCTTACCGACATACATAAGGCAGAGGGGGTGGTCGACCTCAACCGTACCCGTTATGGCTCCGACTCTATGCGTAAGGTCATGAAGCAGTCGGTGCTACTGAGGCATGGGGTCACCCAGGAGCAGTTTGATACATCTATGGTGTGGTATGGCCACAATATAGAAAAATATATTGAGGTGTACGACGATGTGATAGCTCGGCTTGAGTCGGAGGTTGCTGAAGTTGATGCTGACCAAGGTGGGGCGCGTGTCGACATGGCTGTTGTCGGTGACTCGGCCGATGCATGGCCCGAGAGCCGTATGCACCGTTATTTCTACGGACAGCCCGATGCTATGGTGCGTTTCAATCTGAGGCGCGACGAAAACTGGGAGACAGGAGATATCTACACCTGGCGTTTCTATAAAAGCAATATGCAGTCACCGCTTTACTACGCCATTGCCGCGCAGTATACCGACGGAACTTCCGATTATATGACCGGCACAACCACCGGACAAGGCTGGAGCGAGATAGTGATGCAGATTGACACAGCCCGTACGGCACAGAATGTGTATGGCTTCGCCACAGTATCGCCGGCTCCTGGAGAGGCTGCCTATATCGACAGTATCGCACTTGTACGCACGCGTTTCTCTCCCGACCATTACGACCGCGCGTCGGTGCGTACGTATACTCCCGGCCGCGAATAACCCATATGTCAAAGTTACAGTATCTGGCTCTCGGTGTGCTTCACCGCGGACGCTTATATCGCAATTCTATAGTATCGGCTGACGGGGGCAATGTGATAATCCGCCCGTTTGACGGAGAGGTGCCGCAGACGATTTTTGTATCGGGCGTGGTGGCTGTGTGTGCCTCCGAGCGTCTTACCGATGCCCATCGTCGAGCCCTTACCCTGCGCGTGCAGGATGCGCCTCTGCTTGACCGTGCGATAATGCGAGTTGACCGTTATCTTTCGGCTAATTCTTTGTATCTGTCCGACTCTTCGCCGGAGGCAGATGTTGACACCCCTGTGCTTCTGCTTCTGCCGCGCCGGTAACGGGTTTAATAGGCATTAACGAATATTCCCCTTAATATAAAGAGAGCGTTTCACTATCGGTGAAACGCTCTCTTTATATTAAGGGTGACTCAGTGTATCAGAGCTTGGAGTAGATGCGGATGTTGTCGAGGAACCAGCGGTTGGCGGTGGCTGCGGGCCACTGTTCGTCAATCTGACGGATTGTTATTCTGGTATCCTTGTCTATCTTTATGCCGTCGAGGCTGACAGTCGCCTTTATCCATTCGAGTACGTGACCGTTGGGCCAGTTGTGGGTCGGTACGGTGAGGGTGGTCTCGTCGCTGCCGTTCTTGATTATTACAATAAGGTCGACGGGGTCAATCTTGCCTGAACCCTGGCGCATCGGACACCAGTCAAATTCAAGAAGCACACCTGATGCGTCGGCAGGTACAGTTTTAATCGCGGGGAGGACGATGCCGGCCTGGTAAGATGTTTTTCCGAATTTCAGGTAGTTCTCCTGAATGTAGATACATTCTCCAGCTGTCTTTGTGGTGACGCGGAGGAACTCGTATCCGAGGCTCTCGGCATATTCGAGTGCTGTGGTACCGTTGGCGGATGCCTTGACAATCTGTGGGGCTGTGGCATTGAGATCGTCGGTCTCGACAGTGCGGCCGGCTCCACTTGCCTGGGCGAACGGTGCAAGCCATTCGAAATCTTCGCTCCAATAGATTACCTGGGCTTCTCCGAGGTCAGTCACGGATTCGAGGTAGATGCGCACATATGGTGCAGCCACGCCTGCGAAATAACCAAAGGCTTTTATGGTATGTCCTTCGAGGTCGCTCAGATTGACTGATGCCGGCACATCGGCAAGTGTTATGGCATATTTGGCATCGGCTACTGTGATTGTCTTGCCAGCAAGCACTCCCTCAACGGCCACATAGTCGCGCTTTGTCGAGGTATATGTGTCGATATCGGCTGTGATATCGGTAGCCTCTGCTCGGTTTATGGTGTTGTTGCTTGAGTTGACAGTCATCTCTTCTGCCTCGAGATATGCCATCTTCTGGCTATCCGACATCTTCTGGGCTTTTACTGTCACCTTGTCGCCTGCCTGAGCCTGCTGTTTGCTCTTCAGATAAATGTAATCCGAGCAGTTGTCATCGGATAGTATGTAGCCTTCGGAGGTCTTTGATATTACGAGAGCATCGGTGAAAACCATATAGGTCTCGTCGGCTACTTCATAAACTTTGTCGGGAGTATACTGTGTACAGTCGCGGTAGTTGTCGCCTCTCTGAGAGACAACTACGGCAGAACGGCTGGCAAGTGTGGCGCCCTTGAACACCAGTTCAGCTTTCCTCGGGTTATCGAGCGCACCTTCGCGGAGGTTGTCTATTACGCATACTGTCACTTCGGTTATGCCTTCTCCGGTGGCTGGTGACACTGTAATCCATTCCGGAGCCTCGGCTTCCCATCGGGCATCGGAATATACTGTGATAATCTGGGGAGTCGCCTCCAGACCGTCGAAAGTAAGGCTGTTGGCGCTGGCAAGCACTGCCTTGGCCTTTGATGCGTTGTCATCATCATCGTTGCATCCCGATACGAGGCACGCGGTCAGCAGCACGAGCGCTGTCATTATATAATGTTGGATTTTCATCGTTGTAATTGTTGTTAAATAAACAATGAGGTATTTATAAGAAACTGTTCATGATAAATCAGACCAGTCGTTTAGAACCAGCCGGGGTTCTGAACAAGAGGATATCCGGCTGCCTTATATAGATCGATATCGTAGGAGGATATGGGGTAGTAGTAGTCGCGATCTTCGTTGAAGGGGGTGCGTTCTACCGTGCCATGATAGTTTACATATCCTTTGTCGCCCTGTGTGAGCTTTACTTCCGAACCAATCATGTATACCTGTGCGCCGGCCACGTCGGGCTTGGCCTGGTCGGCTCTGTAGAGTACAATCTCAGGTTTTCCGTCGCCATCAAGATCGTATGAACCGGCTCCGGGGAAATACATTCCGGTGATAGGCTGGTCATAGCATTTTCCGGCTTTCCATCGGCGTATGTCGGCCCAGCGGTCGCCCTCCTGGCTCAGCTCTACGGCACGTTCGCGACGAATCTCAAGAATCACGCCTTTGTTTGCTCCGCCTACGTTGGGATATCCGTATTCTGTCGACGAGAGATAGTAGTCTGGGTTTGCGTTGGCTTCAGCCATGTCGAGATGAGGCATGCTCACGCGGTCACGTATTTTGTTGACGGTCTTGTCGAGGTCATCCTGTGTGAGTTCGCCAAGTTCGGCACGTGCTTCTGCGTAGTTGAGCATTACCTCGGCAATACGGAATACGGGAAGGTCGTTGCTGCAGTAGTCGTTGCGTGTGACGCCGTCGGGCACGAATTTAATCGGGTTGTAGCCGGTCACTGACTCCGAGAGGTTGGGATTATGTACCTTCTTGTTGAGGGTAAATCCGGGAGTGCGAATTGACTGGCTCAGGCGAGGGTCGCGGTTTTTGATTTCGTCGGCATATGTCATTTCCTGCCATCCGGCACGGTCGGTAAATTTTGTGCCGTCTTTCATCAGATACATGTTGATAAACTTGCGGGTGTATCCTGGCATGCCGCGGGCTGTTGTAAATGAGAATCCATATGCGTCGTGGCACATTGGAATCTTGTTGTCATACTTTATGGCGAGGATATACTCGTCGGCGTTGGCGTTTTCAGCTATGAAGAGGTCGCGGTAGTCGGATGCAGGCTTGCCTGACGACCATATTTTGTATGGACCGTTTTCGATAAGTTCGGCTGCAGCCTCGGCCGACTGTTTCAGATAGTATTCCGCATCGTGACCTTCAATCTGTAGTCCGTGGTATTTGCGGAATGTACCTTCAAAGAGGCAGAACTGTGATTTCAGAGCGAGAGCAGCCCATTTTGTCACACGATAGGGCACATTGGTCTGCGCTTTGTGGTCGGGCAGATTCTCGATTGCATAATTGACATCCTCGAGCATCTTGGTCATAACCAGTTCGCGTGAATCGCGAGCTTTGTACAGCAAGTCCTTGTTGGTAGAGCCTATCTGAGTGTCGTACCAGGGCACATCGCCAAAGCGCACTACCTTGTCGAAATAGAAATATGCACGGAAGAATCTGGTTATAGCAGTGTATTTAACTACGGCTGAAGGATTGTCGCACTTGTCGACATTCTCCAGAAGTGTGTTGATACGTCGCAGGTCGGTCCACTTCCATCCACCGCCGCCCGAGGTCTTCGGGATAGGGCGGAATGATCCTCCGCGGAGTTCATTGCTTAAGTCCTGGGCTACGATGAGGTCGCTCTGACTGTCGTAGGCTTTTTTAGGAAGGATATTGTTGTAAAACGGGTTGGAGAACAGCATCAGGTCGTTCTCGGTATTGAAGTAGTCTTTGTCGGTAATGCGGTCCTGGGGTTCCAGATCGAGCGCGTCGTCGCATGATGTCGCTCCGACAGCAAGAAGCATCACGATGGGGATTATATATTTTTTCATGATTATACGGCTTTTACAGGATTAGAATGTAATGTCGAGGCCAAACATGAATGTCTTCTGCCAGGGGTAGAATGCGTTGTTGGCGTCGGCACCGGTCTTGTCTCCGCGTTGTATGGCGGCTTCGGGGTCAACATATTTTGTATGCTTCTTCATGGGCGACCAGTAATGGAGGTTTTCTCCGGAGAAGTATACGCGTACCTGGTCTATGCCTGCCTTCTTTGTCACTTTTGCGGGAATGGTGTATCCTACGGTGAGATTTTTCAGACGCAGGTAGCGGGCGTTCTGCAGGTATCGGTCGTTGGCATCGCGCAGGTATCCGCCGGTCGACATATTGGAGCGCGGGCGTATGAAGTATGCGTCGGGATTGTCCTCAGCCCATACATTGTCGAGGAAATTGGTCGGAATGAAGGAGTTGTAGGGATATCCGTATGCACCCCAGAAGGGCATCGACTGGTTTTCGGGATACCAATAGTGGTTGCCGGTGCCCTGGAAGAATACAGAGACGTCGAATCCGAAGTATCGTATGCTGCCTGTGATGCCATATGATAGGCTGGGGAGCGAGTTGCCTATGATAGTGCGGTCGCCGGGAGCGTCGGCAGTCTCGTTGCCTGTCTCGCCGATGAATCCATCGCCGTCAAGGTCAAGAATCTTGAGGTCGCCGGCTTTCCATCCGCCGGTAAGGTTGCCTGTGAGTCGCGATGAGAAAGTATGTGAGGCTGCATATTGGGCGGCTTCTTCATCGGTC containing:
- a CDS encoding RagB/SusD family nutrient uptake outer membrane protein, whose translation is MKKYIIPIVMLLAVGATSCDDALDLEPQDRITDKDYFNTENDLMLFSNPFYNNILPKKAYDSQSDLIVAQDLSNELRGGSFRPIPKTSGGGGWKWTDLRRINTLLENVDKCDNPSAVVKYTAITRFFRAYFYFDKVVRFGDVPWYDTQIGSTNKDLLYKARDSRELVMTKMLEDVNYAIENLPDHKAQTNVPYRVTKWAALALKSQFCLFEGTFRKYHGLQIEGHDAEYYLKQSAEAAAELIENGPYKIWSSGKPASDYRDLFIAENANADEYILAIKYDNKIPMCHDAYGFSFTTARGMPGYTRKFINMYLMKDGTKFTDRAGWQEMTYADEIKNRDPRLSQSIRTPGFTLNKKVHNPNLSESVTGYNPIKFVPDGVTRNDYCSNDLPVFRIAEVMLNYAEARAELGELTQDDLDKTVNKIRDRVSMPHLDMAEANANPDYYLSSTEYGYPNVGGANKGVILEIRRERAVELSQEGDRWADIRRWKAGKCYDQPITGMYFPGAGSYDLDGDGKPEIVLYRADQAKPDVAGAQVYMIGSEVKLTQGDKGYVNYHGTVERTPFNEDRDYYYPISSYDIDLYKAAGYPLVQNPGWF
- a CDS encoding BACON domain-containing protein, producing the protein MKIQHYIMTALVLLTACLVSGCNDDDDNASKAKAVLASANSLTFDGLEATPQIITVYSDARWEAEAPEWITVSPATGEGITEVTVCVIDNLREGALDNPRKAELVFKGATLASRSAVVVSQRGDNYRDCTQYTPDKVYEVADETYMVFTDALVISKTSEGYILSDDNCSDYIYLKSKQQAQAGDKVTVKAQKMSDSQKMAYLEAEEMTVNSSNNTINRAEATDITADIDTYTSTKRDYVAVEGVLAGKTITVADAKYAITLADVPASVNLSDLEGHTIKAFGYFAGVAAPYVRIYLESVTDLGEAQVIYWSEDFEWLAPFAQASGAGRTVETDDLNATAPQIVKASANGTTALEYAESLGYEFLRVTTKTAGECIYIQENYLKFGKTSYQAGIVLPAIKTVPADASGVLLEFDWCPMRQGSGKIDPVDLIVIIKNGSDETTLTVPTHNWPNGHVLEWIKATVSLDGIKIDKDTRITIRQIDEQWPAATANRWFLDNIRIYSKL